A region from the Mustela erminea isolate mMusErm1 chromosome 2, mMusErm1.Pri, whole genome shotgun sequence genome encodes:
- the ANXA5 gene encoding annexin A5, whose amino-acid sequence MAQVLRGTVAAFPGFDERADAETLRKAMKGLGTDEDSILTLLTSRSNAQRQEIAVAFKTLFGRDLLDDLKSELTGKFEKLIVALMKPSRLYDAYELKHALKGAGTDEKVLTEIIASRTPEELRAIKQVYEEEYGSSLEDDVVGDTSGYYQRMLVVLLQANRDPDAGIDEAQVEQDAQALFQAGELKWGTDEEKFITIFGTRSVSHLRRVFDKYMTISGFQIEETIDRETSGNLEQLLLAVVKSIRSIPAYLAETLYYAMKGAGTDDHTLIRVVVSRSEIDLYNIRKEFRKNFSTSLYSMIKGDTSGDYKKALLRLCGGEDD is encoded by the exons ATGGCACAG gtTCTTAGAGGCACTGTGGCTGCCTTCCCCGGATTTGATGAGCGGGCTGATGCGGAAACTCTTCGGAAGGCCATGAAAGGCCTGG GCACTGATGAGGACAGCATCTTGACTCTGTTGACCTCCCGAAGTAATGCTCAGCGCCAGGAAATCGCCGTGGCTTTTAAAACTCTATTTGGCAGG GACCTTCTGGATGACCTGAAATCAGAACTGActggaaaatttgaaaaattaatcgTGGCTCTGATGAAACCTTCTCGGCTTTATGATGCCTATGAACTGAAGCATGCTCTGAAG GGAGCTGGGACAGATGAAAAAGTACTGACGGAAATTATTGCTTCAAGGACACCTGAAGAGCTGAGAGCCATAAAACAAGTTTATGAAGAAG AATACGGCTCAAGTCTGGAAGACGACGTGGTGGGGGACACGTCAGGGTACTACCAGAGGATGTTGGTGGTTCTCCTTCAG GCGAATAGAGACCCTGATGCTGGAATTGATGAAGCACAGGTTGAACAGGATGCTCAG GCTTTGTTTCAGGCTGGAGAATTGAAATGGGGGACAGATGAAGAAAAGTTTATCACCATCTTTGGGACACGAAGTGTTTCTCACTTGAGAAGGG tgtTTGATAAATACATGACTATATCAGGATTTCAGATTGAGGAAACCATTGACCGGGAGACTTCTGGTAATTTGGAACAACTACTCCTTGCGGTTG tgaaaTCTATTCGAAGTATACCTGCCTACCTTGCAGAAACCCTCTACTATGCCATGAAG GGAGCGGGGACTGATGATCATACCCTCATCAGAGTCGTGGTGTCCAGGAGTGAGATTGATTTGTATAACATTAGGAAGGAGTTCAGGAAGAATTTCTCCACCTCTCTTTATTCCATGATTAAG GGTGATACGTCTGGGGACTATAAGAAGGCCCTCTTGAGGCTCTGTGGAGGAGAGGACGACTGA